Proteins found in one Oncorhynchus mykiss isolate Arlee chromosome 3, USDA_OmykA_1.1, whole genome shotgun sequence genomic segment:
- the LOC110510306 gene encoding zinc finger protein 383-like → MDKDKFAVSHDPCSWLEMHQFIGDLMVSGGALGLKDTPPAGPGSAQPRQVQAQAERIREARDISGQTQHHTCTCPGCPYSSSSSSFQTIKPNSTYSPELSQPQSQAKETSTQSPSPAPTTLTTQGTSSPSPLPQIPTFPCFCCRRGFQTCTQLQHHQQGAADFPFSQTHTYYHHHCPLTTCLPHHHAHPGLSPGTFPCLSCQHSFPSCSQLFREHQGHTPPQNHVGGVTIVSPTLHPCMHCPASFPRPSQLLQHQRTQHAHKAGGFLCTECGRAFNSHSNLRIHLNVHTGARPYSCPDCGKNFSQSGALKIHRRIHTGERPYACTYCGRGFPHLAGVRAHQRTHTGEKPYRCTQCEKCFTQSGALKIHTRIHTGERPFVCSLCGKGFSNRSGIRFHQRTVHGMVSDMGGGGGAGGSHRGRQSLGSSAAVGRPSANPNRLCNNPHTDVTSSITPAPTKILSPGSLLAPPGSGLTVTSDKELQFQSSSVKIPSRRAEPGSSSEGRSQLYTCEDCGLLFGDAPSRNRHQTVVHYSTEGVDEEGLGDTGGEG, encoded by the exons ATGGACAAAGACAAGTTCGCTGTGAGC CATGACCCATGCTCCTGGTTGGAGATGCACCAGTTCATTGGAGACCTGATGGTGTCTGGGGGGGCTCTGGGGCTTAAAGACACCCCACCAGCAGGCCCAGGCTCAGCCCAGCCCAGACAGGTCCAGGCCCAGgcagagagaattagagaggccAGAGACATCAGTGGACAAA CTCAGCACCATACCTGCACTTGCCCTGGCTGCCCCTactcttcctcatcttcctccttccAGACCATAAAGCCCAACAGCACCTACAGCCCAGAGCTCAGTCAGCCCCAGAGTCAGGCCAAGGAGACCAGCACCCAGAGCCCCAGCCCAGCCCCTACCACTCTCACTACCCAGGGTACTTCTTCACCAAGTCCCCTGCCCCAAATCCCCACCTTCCCTTGTTTCTGCTGCCGCCGGGGCTTCCAGACCTGCACCCAGCTACAGCACCACCAACAGGGGGCAGCAGACTTTCCCTTCTCCCAGACACAcacctactaccaccaccactgccCACTTACCACCTGCCTGCCCCACCACCACGCCCACCCTGGCCTGTCACCTGGCACCTTCCCCTGCCTGTCCTGCCAGCATTCCTTCCCCTCCTGCTCCCAGCTCTTCCGCGAACATCAGGGCCACACACCCCCCCAGAACCATGTTGGAGGGGTGACCATAGTGTCCCCTACCCTACACCCATGCATGCACTGTCCAGCCTCCTTCCCCCGACCCTCTCAGCTGCTACAGCACCAGCGCACCCAGCACGCTCACAAGGCTGGCGGCTTCCTGTGCACTGAGTGCGGGCGTGCCTTTAACTCCCACTCCAACCTCCGCATCCACCTCAACGTACACACCGGCGCCCGACCCTACTCATGCCCTGACTGCGGCAAGAATTTCAGCCAGTCGGGAGCGTTGAAGATCCACCGTCGCATCCACACTGGGGAGAGACCCTATGCCTGCACCTACTGTGGGAGGGGCTTCCCCCACCTGGCCGGGGTCCGGGCCCACCAAAGGACCCACACAGGTGAGAAGCCCTACCGCTGCACCCAGTGTGAGAAGTGCTTCACCCAGTCGGGGGCACTGAAGATCCACACAAGGATCCACACCGGGGAACGGCCGTTTGTGTGCAGCCTCTGTGGGAAGGGCTTCTCCAACCGCTCCGGCATCCGCTTCCACCAGCGCACTGTCCATGGGATGGTGTCGGATatgggagggggtggaggagccGGTGGGTCCCATAGGGGGAGACAGAGTCTAGGCAGCTCAGCTGCTGTGGGACGCCCCAGTGCCAATCCAAACAGGTTATGCAACAACCCCCATACTGATGTGACCTCCAGCATTACTCCTGCCCCGACAAAAATCCTTTCCCCTGGGTCTCTCCTTGCTCCTCCAGGGTCAGGTCTGACTGTAACCTCAGACAAAGAGCTCCAGTTCCAGTCTAGCAGTGTGAAGATCCCCTCCAGGAGAGCAGAACCGGGCAGTAGCAGTGAAGGAAGGTCTCAGCTGTACACCTGTGAGGACTGTGGTCTGCTTTTTGGGGACGCTCCCTCCAGAAACCGACACcaaactgtagtgcactactctacaGAAGGGGTAGACGAGGAGGGCCTGGGGGACACTgggggggaggggtga
- the wu:fe05a04 gene encoding uncharacterized protein wu:fe05a04 produces the protein MSDFTIDIQLTELGFPDILQPREITCVKETPSPSASNNISPGSLANLQIPSSSPPPPAALTPTAVDPELVGVEQLVSVDSQTASTVQQVASQTGPHITVTPSPSGPPETLTILCPPPPSTHKPVVVAHTSRPVSPIFLPKSLVSGQSDSLHQTPKITKTVLISVSRVGAGTVLTTVPAPSTPPVEHLRTIKNDSKLPLADQTAMFQTTPKPVNTGKPGRAVTEEEEPGENIGEGIGGRNGGKDVFDDGKVQGLKEAEVAKSLEEDSEETDDSEVSENEDDDEEEEEEDELDPEAEPGGSGEHRCSVCDLVLSSSFQLQEHMNLHTGARPYCCAECGKRFCQLANYRSHLRTHAQPQTSVPPVQLRCRVCLKGFDSEQGLKDHLAKSHFEKEFYECDACKRIFTCLTKCEEHLEEHKRELADHVCLQCCRRFRLRRSLRRHKERGCVRSYRCTDCPMNFSRKNALLKHSFSHLGLLPYTCIQCRAHFRLARLYRKHECEPERLHCVACLGVFQSHNDFQRHKRETGCWGQQGTKGDEIRCMECGQAFSTADELKNHAGAHQRVMTCSECGKGFRSALMLMSHMGGHAGSRPCLCKNCGLGFPHQQGYESHLKDCGRKPPPVMAPKKPRKDAPAAPSKPLAQLAPSYLPVSAPVKKPERQASAPLSTPVRMPGSAPARVAMRVPASTPVRMPGSAPAGVTMGIPNTTAVRVGSPDQPTKGLWKLSLDKQPPPGVSLVMFVPANTPLASGLSGPSSTPQLPALSGTQPQWKVFNPAPNPGAPPPMLCQSSFTSEPGLSLIAEANRRYSSDAPLDLALKTAYYEQEPANLLPLDLSNKSTCSTPPANLVVKTEPRDPGFAEETEEEVFTSLTGDKKGIVFQSKKEPGEDSKMEAMSQKGGNREGRRDEDRQNDSRDDGTAQSQMKKSPKPGVPSTLRLLTVKQTEPLKNTAKVDPVNQLKIESVSSLHSKMLRGLVHIKQEPLSLEPDSGTQSTDFCWSSPLTALKRKMEPDVGLDLRWDGGTPGCVLDLRLNGGNPASCDVAEKAEERNMEGDRVEEELDGGEKDGATEERNMEGDRVEEELEGGEKDGATEERKADKDGSEERKADKDGSKEKDGTEERKADKDGSEERKEQKDGSEQRKVDKAGSEERKADKDGSKERKADKDGSKEKDGTEERKGEEDGTEKTDAPVDEPTAHNPEAQLPPSPIPSPPSSPPCKRRRSLRTREKPRALRDCLL, from the exons ATGTCAGACTTCACCATTGATATCCAGCTGACAGAACTAGGGTTCCCTGACATCTTGCAGCCCAGAGAAATTACCTGTGTGAAGGAAACACCGTCGCCTTCGGCCTCTAACAATATTTCCCCTGGATCCCTGGCCAACCTCCAAATCCCCAGTTCCTCGCCGCCTCCTCCTGCTGCGCTCACCCCCACAGCTGTGGACCCAGAACTGGTCGGTGTAGAACAGCTGGTTTCTGTAGACTCACAGACTGCTTCTACAGTACAGCAGGTTGCCTCACAGACGGGCCCTCACATTACAGTAACCCCAAGTCCCTCTGGGCCCCCTGAGACACTGACAATACTCTGCCCACCCCCTCCTTCTACACACAAACCGGTGGTAGTGGCACACACTTCACGGCCTGTTAGTCCCATATTTCTACCCAAGAGTTTAGTAAGTGGTCAAAGCGATAGCCTTCACCAAACCCCCAAAATAACTAAAACTGTCTTGATATCTGTGTCTCGTGTTGGAGCTGGTACTGTGTTGACTACTGTACCAGCTCCTTCCACTCCCCCTGTTGAACACTTAAGAACCATTAAGAATGATTCCAAGCTGCCACTGGCAGACCAGACTGCAATGTTTCAGACCACTCCAAAACCTGTAAACACAGGGAAGCCAGGAAGGGCGGTCACTGAGGAAGAAGAACCAGGAGAAAATATTGGAGAGGGAAtaggagggagaaatggagggaaagATGTTTTCGATGATGGGAAAGTGCAAGGACTGAAAGAAGCAGAAGTTGCAAAGAGTTTAGAGGAGGATTCTGAGGAAACAGATGACAGTGAGGTTTCTGagaatgaggatgatgatgaagaggaggaggaggaggacgaacTGGACCCAG AAGCAGAGCCTGGAGGTTCAGGTGAACACCGCTGTAGCGTCTGTGACCTCGTCCTTTCCTCCAGCTTCCAGCTCCAGGAGCACATGAACCTGCACACAGGGGCACGCCCCTACTGCTGTGCCGAGTGTGGTAAGCGCTTCTGTCAGCTGGCCAACTACCGCTCCCACCTGCGGACGCACGCCCAGCCCCAGACCTCAGTCCCACCCGTACAGCTCCGCTGCCGTGTTTGCCTGAAGGGCTTCGATTCTGAGCAGGGTTTGAAGGACCACCTAGCCAAGTCCCACTTTGAGAAGGAGTTCTATGAGTGTGACGCATGCAAGCGCATCTTCACCTGCCTGACCAAGTGTGAGGAGCACCTGGAGGAGCACAAGCGCGAGCTGGCGGACCACGTGTGTCTGCAGTGCTGCCGCCGCTTCCGCCTGCGCCGCTCTCTCCGCCGCCACAAGGAGCGGGGCTGTGTCCGCAGCTATCGCTGCACCGACTGCCCCATGAACTTCAGCCGCAAGAATGCCCTCCTCAAGCACAGCTTCTCCCACCTGGGCCTGCTGCCTTACACCTGCATCCAGTGCCGTGCACATTTCCGCCTGGCCAGGCTCTACCGTAAGCACGAGTGTGAGCCGGAGCGGCTCCACTGTGTGGCATGCCTGGGCGTCTTTCAGAGCCACAACGACTTCCAGAGGCACAAGAGGGAGACGGGCTGCTGGGGCCAGCAGGGGACCAAGGGGGATGAGATCCGCTGTATGGAGTGTGGCCAGGCCTTCTCCACGGCTGACGAGCTGAAGAATCACGCCGGGGCCCACCAGAGGGTGATGACCTGCTCCGAGTGCGGCAAGGGCTTCCGCTCGGCCTTGATGCTGATGTCACACATGGGGGGCCACGCAGGGTCGAGGCCCTGTCTGTGTAAGAACTGTGGCCTGGGCTTCCCTCACCAGCAGGGTTACGAGAGCCACCTCAAGGACTGTGGACGCAAACCCCCTCCTGTG ATGGCTCCAAAGAAACCACGGAAGGACGCCCCTGCTGCTCCTTCCAAACCGCTAGCCCAGCTCGCTCCAAGTtatctccctgtctctgctcCTGTGAAGAAACCAGAGAGGCAAGCGTCAGCACCACTTTCTACCCCAGTGAGAATGCCAGGCTCTGCCCCTGCCAGAGTCGCTATGCGAGTCCCTGCTTCTACCCCAGTGAGAATGCCAGGCTCTGCCCCTGCCGGAGTCACAATGGGAATCCCTAACACCACTGCTGTCCGTGTGGGGAGCCCTGACCAACCCACCAAGGGGCTGTGGAAGCTCAGCCTGGACAAACAGCCGCCTCCTGGGGTGTCCTTGGTCATGTTTGTCCCTGCCAACACCCCTCTGGCCTCTGGACTCTCTGGTCCATCCTCCACCCCCCAGCTTCCAGCCCTCTCAGGCACACAGCCCCAGTGGAAGGTATTCAACCCAGCACCAAATCCAGGAGCCCCTCCTCCGATGCTGTGCCAGTCCAGCTTCACCTCTGAGCCGGGCCTGAGCCTCATAGCAGAGGCAAACCGGCGCTACTCCTCTGATGCCCCGCTGGATCTGGCCTTAAAGACAGCTTACTACGAACAGGAGCCTGCTAATTTACTACCTCTTGATCTGTCTAACAAGTCGACTTGCTCCACTCCTCCTGCTAACCTTGTAGTCAAGACTGAACCGAGAGACCCTGGGTTTGCAGAGGAGACTGAGGAAGAAGTATTCACAAGTTTAACAGGTGATAAAAAGGGGATAGTCTTTCAGAGTAAGAAGGAGCCAGGGGAGGATTCTAAAATGGAGGCTATGTCTCAGAAGGGGGGAAatagagaagggagaagagatgaagaCAGGCAAAATGACAGCAGAGATGATGGAACAGCTCAGTCTCAAATGAAGAAGTCACCAAAGCCGGGAGTCCCGTCAACACTGCGGCTCCTGACCGTCAAACAGACAGAACCTTTGAAGAACACTGCCAAAGTGGATCCAGTGAATCAGCTGAAAATCGAGTCAGTCAGCTCTTTGCACTCCAAAATGCTTCGGGGCTTAGTCCATATAAAGCAGGAACCACTGTCTCTAGAGCCTGACAGTGGAACACAGAGCACAGACTTCTGTTGGTCCAGCCCGCTGACAGCATTGAAGAGGAAGATGGAGCCAGACGTGGGGCTGGACTTGAGATGGGATGGGGGTACCCCAGGCTGTGTGCTCGACTTGAGGTTGAATGGAGGGAACCCAGCCAGTTGTGATGTGgcggagaaagcagaggagaggaacatGGAAGGAGACCGTGTAGAGGAGGAGCTTGATGGTGGCGAGAAGGATGGcgcaacagaggagaggaacatgGAAGGAGACCGTGTAGAGGAGGAGCTTGAGGGTGGTGAGAAGGATGGagcaacagaggagaggaaagcagaTAAGGATGGATCGGAGGAGAGGAAAGCGGATAAGGATGGATCGAAGGAGAAGGATGGAACCGAGGAGAGGAAAGCAGATAAGGATGGAtcggaggagaggaaagagcagAAGGATGGATCGGAGCAGAGGAAAGTGGATAAGGCTGGATCGGAGGAGAGGAAAGCGGATAAGGATGGATCGAAGGAGAGGAAAGCGGATAAGGATGGATCGAAGGAGAAGGATGGAAccgaggagaggaaaggggaggaggatgGAACGGAGAAGACTGATGCCCCTGTTGATGAACCCACAGCCCATAACCCAGAGGCACAGctccccccctctcccatcccctctcctccctcctcaccaccatgTAAAAGACGAAGGTCACTAAGGACAAGGGAAAAGCCTAGAGCCCTACGTGACTGTTTATTATAA